A region from the Diadema setosum chromosome 17, eeDiaSeto1, whole genome shotgun sequence genome encodes:
- the LOC140240695 gene encoding kinetochore-associated protein DSN1 homolog, whose translation MTDSCSSSMMSSASRMTRKRKADVEQPDVMSTITKHQKRQKRRSSFMRGRSRKSLPSVHVECSEIHKKISTDLSEEKRFEKLKQECFEYTIQKLQAEIPLFEADQALQCRMRKAFEDTLVDVAETGMLKHATTKTSYEPNPANLEMNEVVIKIQSHIRRLTEEGEKWDKLLEDQTEAAKEAERLHSTESERKVPCKEPESLTIKQRRMLSELPDLAAIIDWAGSSARDVAIQIAKIHQTARQTASFKDCLQRYLQQELNQFALESFEGFKDITDPKSLLAGAGSNLSREPTGSGPDMQDCQT comes from the exons ATGACTGATTCTTGCTCTTCTTCCATGATGTCAAGCGCTTCAAG GATGACAAGGAAACGCAAGGCAGACGTGGAACAGCCTGAT GTCATGTCAACCATTACAAAACATCAAAAGAGACAAAAGCGACGGTCAAGCTTCATGAGGGGACGCTCAAGAAAGTCTCTTCCGTCAGTCCATGTTGAATGTTCAG aaatcCACAAGAAAATTTCCACAGACCTCTCAGAGGAGAAAAGATTCGAGAAATTAAAGCAAGAATGTTTTGAG TACACCATACAGAAACTGCAGGCTGAGATACCACTGTTTGAAGCAGACCAGGCACTGCAATGTAGAA TGAGGAAAGCATTTGAAGACACGTTGGTGGATGTTGCTGAGACTGGTATGTTGAAGCATGCAACCACAAAAACCAG CTATGAGCCCAATCCAGCAAACCTGGAAATGAACGAAGTGGTGATCAAGATCCAGTCCCACATACGGCGACTGACGGAAGAAGGGGAGAAATGGGACAAGTTGTTAGAGGACCAGACGGAGGCAGCCAAGGAGGCTGAGAG ACTTCATTCAACAGAAAGTGAGAGAAAAGTGCCATGTAAAGAGCCAGAGAGTTTAACCATCAAACAGCGGCGGATGCTGTCAGAGTTGCCTGACCTAGCAGCCATCATTGACTGGGCGGGGTCTTCCGCCAGGGATGTGGCTATTCAG ATTGCCAAAATCCATCAGACAGCCAGACAGACAGCCTCCTTCAAGGACTGCTTACAGAGATATCTCCAGCAGGAGCTCAACCAGTTTG CCCTGGAATCATTTGAAGGATTCAAGGACATCACTGACCCAAAGAGTCTTCTGGCTGGGGCGGGGTCAAACCTCAGCAGAGAGCCCACCGGATCGGGGCCAGACATGCAGGACTGTCAGACCTAG